Proteins encoded within one genomic window of Fragaria vesca subsp. vesca linkage group LG1, FraVesHawaii_1.0, whole genome shotgun sequence:
- the LOC101296815 gene encoding GTP-binding protein At2g22870-like, producing the protein MVLRNRLLFTSIFLSPPPSPSLKPQPLTLTFPTSTTPKPSRHVSSASKTTPILEKDRAVLFVPPGVDHDEVTQDTVLPGSNIVIGPYAGDAKIKEVVFVKSSSRAKDCPKHDRPEFAILGRSNVGKSSLINALVKKKDVALTSKKPGKTKLINHFLVNKSWYIVDLPGYGFAKAPEAARMDWSAFTKGFFLNRDNLVAVLLLVDASVPPQRIDLDCANWLGRNNIPVTFVFTKCDKMKGGKGKRPDENLRDFKQFIAENYKQHPPWIMTSSVTGLGRDELLLHMSQLRNYWDQ; encoded by the exons ATGGTACTTCGAAACCGTCTGCTTTTCACTTCCATATTCTTATCGCCACCTCCCTCTCCCTCTCTAAAACCCCAACCTCTCACACTCACCTTCCCAACCTCAACCACCCCAAAACCCTCCCGGCATGTCTCCTCAGCCTCGAAAACCACACCCATCTTGGAGAAAGACCGCGCCGTCCTCTTCGTCCCGCCCGGAGTCGACCATGATGAGGTGACCCAAGACACGGTCCTACCCGGGTCCAACATCGTCATCGGACCCTACGCTGGCGATGCCAAGATTAAGGAGGTGGTGTTTGTGAAGAGCAGTAGTAGAGCTAAGGACTGCCCCAAACATGACCGCCCCGAGTTTGCTATACTGGGCCGGTCCAATGTGGGAAAGTCTTCGCTTATCAATGCCTTGGTTAAGAAGAAGGATGTTGCTCTCACTTCTAAGAAGCCAG GGAAGACTAAGTTGATCAATCATTTCTTGGTGAACAAAAGTTGGTACATTGTGGATTTGCCTGGTTATGG GTTCGCTAAAGCTCCAGAAGCTGCACGGATGGATTGGTCTGCATTCACAAAAGGTTTCTTTTTAAACAGAGATAATCTTGTTGCTGTTCTACTTCTTGTTGATGCCAGTGTTCCACCTCAGAGGATTGACCTAGACTGTGCGAATTGGCTTGGACGAAACAAT ATACCAGTGACTTTTGTCTTCACGAAGTGCGACAAAATGAAAGGGGGCAAAGGTAAAAGGCCTGACGAGAACCTCAGGGATTTCAAGCAGTTCATTGCAGAAAACTACAAGCAACATCCCCCATGGATCATGACTAGCAGCGTAACTGGTTTGGGCAGGGATGAACTTCTGCTTCACATGTCACAGCTTAGAAATTACTGGGATCAATAG
- the LOC101292633 gene encoding uncharacterized protein LOC101292633: MSWLAKSIANSLKLDDDEDDYTNPNPTTNQNPNSNDPNSPQPGSPSSDPRGGVKGDLSELTKTLTRQFWGVASFLAPPPDAAAPKPAEQGQPSDPEVSEEDVIAGIRSDFAEIGGKFKSEISKFSSNIKVSEFTKIASNLLQFGSEEEAEAAGIALGVTPEVLAFVRNISMHPETWLDFPLSDDEESDDFELSDVQQEHALAVERLAPALAALRIELCPEHMSESHFWMIYFVLLHPRLSKQDTELLSTPKIVEVRAMLSHELKKGNMAKPESDPSLSTAAFSKGITDSPKEQQLSVPQSDLVPPETSTMRSAPLPSTADIETEKHPVQSSEIQIVDKPVIEEKPVKETKYPLPPSTSSSKVLDEKDEDDADDWLKEESEMDGDGVGGTSIPIENDEDVSFSDLEDDDTDVPSGYKKATSGSDSSAKDSRDWVQLSRSSPDSDKDNNSVEIRRAGSQVSSRNPETKESNDWLDVDDIDVI, translated from the exons ATGTCGTGGCTCGCCAAATCCATCGCCAACTCTCTCAAACTCGACGACGACGAAGACGACTACACCAATCCCAACCCCACCACCAACCAAAACCCTAACTCCAATGACCCCAACTCACCTCAACCCGGCTCGCCGTCCTCCGATCCCCGCGGCGGCGTCAAAGGCGACCTCTCCGAGCTCACCAAAACCCTAACCCGCCAGTTCTGGGGCGTCGCATCCTTCCTCGCCCCACCGCCCGATGCGGCCGCGCCGAAACCCGCCGAGCAGGGACAGCCGTCCGATCCCGAGGTCTCCGAGGAGGACGTGATCGCCGGAATCCGAAGCGATTTCGCGGAGATCGGCGGGAAGTTCAAGAGCGAGATCTCGAAGTTTTCGAGCAATATAAAAGTTTCCGAGTTCACTAAGATCGCTTCGAATTTGCTTCAGTTTGGATCGGAGGAGGAGGCCGAGGCGGCTGGGATTGCTCTCGGTGTCACGCCGGAGGTTCTTGCGTTCGTCAGAAATATCTCTATGCATCCGGAGACTTGGCTTGATTTTCCTCTCTCTGATGATGAAGAATCAGATG ATTTCGAATTGTCTGATGTCCAACAAGAGCATGCTCTGGCTGTTGAACGTCTTGCACCGGCGTTGGCTGCTCTCAGGATAGAACTTTGCCCTGAGCATATGAGTGAATCTCACTTCTGGATGATTTACTTTGTGCTCTTGCATCCTAGACTGAGTAAACAAGATACTGAGCTTTTGTCTACACCAAAG ATAGTAGAAGTTAGAGCAATGTTGTCTCATGAGTTGAAGAAGGGAAATATGGCAAAGCCTGAATCTGACCCTTCACTAAGTACCGCTGCTTTTTCAAAAGGAATTACTGATTCTCCCAAAGAACAGCAACTTTCTGTGCCTCAGTCTGACTTAGTGCCACCCGAAACATCTACCATGAGATCAGCTCCTCTACCATCAACAGCTGATATTGAGACAGAGAAGCATCCAGTCCAGAGTAGTGAGATCCAAATTGTTGACAAGCCCGTTATTGAAGAAAAACCAGTGAAAGAGACCAAATATCCACTGCCGCCCTCCACATCTTCATCTAAAGTCTTGGATGAAAAAGATGAGGATGATGCTGATGATTGGTTGAAAGAGGAATCAGAGATGGATGGGGATGGTGTTGGTGGAACTTCCATCCCTATAGAGAACGACGAGGATGTATCATTCAGTGATCTTGAGGATGATGATACAGATGTGCCATCAGGTTACAAGAAGGCCACATCTGGCTCTGACTCGTCAGCCAAAGATTCAAGAGACTGGGTTCAGCTAAGCAGAAGTTCTCCTGATTCAGATAAGGACAACAACTCTGTTGAAATCAGACGTGCTGGGTCTCAGGTAAGTTCCCGTAATCCAGAGACCAAAGAATCTAATGACTGGCTTGACGTTGATGACATTGATGTCATATGA
- the LOC101292932 gene encoding uncharacterized protein LOC101292932, whose product MEVIYQPYIDPEYECLIERIYPPWVCIDNDTCKDCTLVKVDSANKHGILLEMVQVLTDLDLVISKSYISSDGGWFMDVFHVTDQLGNKVTDESIILYIQQALCARRGGITKEARTCLGKEVAPGVKDLALEMTTKDRPGLMSEISAVLVELGCNITAAVTWTHSSRTASIFYVEDGLKGGPIMDPIRLSNVQEQLENVIEAHHEKGEKRSVRLTTPAAGRTHTERRLHQLMYGDDDYEMCRGCDGGDKGHKKGCDRTHVSIESCKEKGYWIVNVRCRDRPKLLFDTVCALTDLQYVVFHALVSSRGTMADQEYFVRHKDGYTLNAESERHKLTLCLVAAIERRISQGLRLDICAKNRMGLLSDITRVFRESGLSITRAEIGTYGERAVGSIYVTDTSGHDVNLNLVESVRKEVGGSVIAVHKPQTWAAHGGSSRTSRRVPNTRVEDEEDRPRLSFGSLVWSQLERLSSSFGPIRL is encoded by the exons ATGGAGGTAATCTACCAGCCCTATATCGACCCCGAGTACGAATGCCTCATCGAAAGAATCTACCCGCCGTG GGTTTGTATCGACAACGACACATGCAAAGATTGCACCCTCGTGAAG GTTGACAGTGCAAACAAGCACGGGATTTTACTGGAGATGGTCCAAGTTTTGACCGATCTTGATCTTGTTATTTCCAAATCTTATATTTCCTCTGATGGTGGATGGTTCATGGATG TGTTCCATGTGACGGATCAACTCGGCAACAAAGTCACTGACGAGAGCATCATACTTTATATTCAGCAG GCACTTTGTGCTAGGAGGGGAGGGATTACTAAGGAGGCAAGAACATGCTTAGGAAAAGAAGTGGCACCGGGAGTGAAAGATTTAGCCCTAGAAATGACCACCAAGGATCGACCGGGGTTAATGTCTGAGATATCTGCGGTCCTCGTTGAGCTCGGCTGCAACATTACTGCAGCCGTAACTTGGACCCACAGCTCCCGAACAGCGAGTATCTTCTATGTCGAAGATGGGTTGAAAGGAGGGCCTATTATGGACCCAATAAGGCTATCAAATGTACAAGAGCAGCTAGAAAATGTGATTGAAGCCCATCACGAGAAGGGCGAGAAGAGGAGTGTGAGGCTGACCACCCCCGCGGCGGGCCGGACCCACACGGAGCGGCGGCTCCACCAGTTGATGTACGGGGACGATGACTACGAGATGTGTCGGGGCTGCGATGGCGGTGATAAAGGACACAAGAAGGGTTGTGACCGAACCCATGTGTCGATAGAGAGTTGCAAGGAGAAAGGGTACTGGATTGTTAATGTAAGATGCAGAGATCGTCCTAAGCTGTTGTTTGACACAGTTTGTGCTCTCACTGACTTGCAATATGTTGTGTTCCATGCTCTGGTTTCTTCCAGGGGCACCATGGCTGATCAG GAATATTTTGTGAGGCACAAAGATGGCTACACTTTGAACGCAGAAAGTGAAAGGCACAAGCTCACTCTATGTTTAGTTGCTGCAATAGAGAGAAGGATCTCACAAGGATTGAGACTTGACATCTGCGCCAAAAACCGGATGGGACTACTATCTGACATCACAAGGGTTTTCCGAGAGAGTGGTTTATCAATAACAAGAGCCGAGATCGGAACATATGGCGAGAGAGCCGTGGGATCAATTTATGTGACAGATACTTCAGGTCACGATGTGAATCTGAACCTAGTGGAATCGGTGAGAAAGGAGGTTGGAGGATCTGTGATTGCAGTTCACAAACCACAGACTTGGGCTGCTCATGGTGGTTCTTCAAGGACAAGCCGAAGAGTACCAAACACAAGAGTAGAAGATGAAGAAGATAGACCAAGATTGTCATTTGGAAGTTTGGTCTGGTCTCAACTGGAGCGCCTTTCAAGCAGCTTTGGACCCATTAGATTATAG
- the LOC101293232 gene encoding protein PHLOEM PROTEIN 2-LIKE A10-like codes for MMDLEVAKKGFDYAQKRKKWLFVMAALGFSGYGAYRVYHLPSVSRKRKRLLKLLGALVSVAEVVSDSAESIGVVSKDLKDFLQSDFDEIPNGLKQVSKICRSDEFSGSVVKVTQAVTLGVLRGYQAQAKSQSIGGDGVSSNTGFMDQVMDKLFTKAGTGFVSVVVGSFAKNLVLAFFSDEQSGAGSNSTGSPRKDQFGMKMNDVPRWVDVACSEKCRDLIADCIQLFVSTAVAVYLDKTMHINTYDDIFSGLTNPKHEAKVKDMMLSVCNGAVETLVRSSHQVLTSSKSNVNHPNLSSSSHLAFDDGRKDSGWIGQVSSTLAVPSNRRFVLDLTGRVTSETVRSSLEFLMERLFDGMRRRVNSARVETVDKGVEVVRYAVAKSSVIATICLSLCLHIIDSPWLLAPA; via the coding sequence ATGATGGACCTGGAGGTAGCGAAAAAGGGTTTTGATTATGCCCAGAAAAGGAAGAAGTGGCTTTTTGTAATGGCTGCTTTGGGCTTCTCTGGTTATGGAGCTTACAGGGTTTATCACTTGCCTTCTGTTTCTCGAAAAAGAAAGAGGCTTTTGAAGCTTTTAGGAGCTTTAGTTTCTGTAGCTGAAGTAGTTTCGGACTCTGCTGAGTCGATTGGAGTTGTGTCTAAAGATTTAAAGGACTTTCTTCAATCTGATTTTGATGAAATTCCAAATGGTTTGAAGCAAGTTTCGAAGATTTGTAGGTCGGATGAGTTTTCGGGGTCTGTTGTTAAGGTCACACAAGCTGTAACATTGGGAGTTTTGAGGGGTTATCAAGCACAGGCTAAGAGTCAGAGTATTGGTGGTGATGGAGTTTCTAGTAATACAGGCTTTATGGATCAAGTTATGGATAAGCTGTTTACCAAGGCAGGGACTGGTTTTGTATCTGTTGTTGTTGGGAGCTTTGCTAAGAATCTGGTGTTAGCTTTCTTTTCGGATGAGCAGTCTGGTGCAGGATCAAATTCGACTGGTTCTCCAAGGAAGGATCAATTTGGTATGAAGATGAATGATGTTCCAAGATGGGTGGATGTGGCTTGTAGCGAAAAGTGCAGAGACCTGATTGCTGATTGTATCCAGCTATTTGTGAGCACAGCTGTTGCGGTTTATCTTGACAAGACTATGCACATCAACACGTATGATGATATCTTCTCTGGGTTAACCAACCCCAAGCATGAAGCGAAAGTAAAAGATATGATGTTATCAGTCTGTAATGGCGCGGTTGAAACTCTGGTTAGATCATCTCATCAAGTGTTGACAAGTTCGAAATCCAATGTGAACCATCCGAATTTGAGTTCAAGTTCTCATTTGGCTTTTGATGATGGGAGAAAAGACAGTGGGTGGATCGGTCAAGTATCCTCTACTCTGGCAGTTCCAAGCAATAGAAGGTTTGTTCTTGACTTGACCGGACGGGTTACATCTGAAACAGTTAGATCTTCCTTGGAGTTCTTGATGGAGAGACTATTTGATGGGATGCGGAGACGTGTTAATTCTGCTCGTGTGGAAACTGTGGACAAGGGTGTTGAGGTTGTGAGATATGCTGTTGCAAAGTCTTCCGTTATTGCCACTATATGTCTATCTTTGTGTTTACACATAATTGATAGTCCATGGCTGTTGGCTCCGGCTTAG
- the LOC101293521 gene encoding phytosulfokines 2-like, producing MARVTRALFFIALLLCSTIASAARPEPAFSAVATNPEKTQLGVVETEQADIEQSCEGVGEDECLMRRTLAAHIDYIYTQKAKP from the exons ATGGCCAGAGTAACTAGAGCTTTGTTCTTCATAGCCCTCCTTCTCTGTTCTACCATAGCTTCTGCAGCTAGACCAGAACCAGCTTTTTCAGCAGTAGCAACTAATCCTGAGAAAACCCAACTTGGG GTTGTTGAAACCGAGCAAGCTGATATTGAACAGAGCTGTGAAGGAGTTGGAGAAGATGAGTGCTTAATGAGAAGGACTTTGGCTGCTCACATAGATTACATCTATACCCAGAAGGCTAAACCCTGA
- the LOC101293819 gene encoding uncharacterized protein LOC101293819, translating to MEVIVLATKEDDHHEIAFCQLKYLKLDYLPRLQGLSSASCNLKFPSLETLTISKRLKLKLFYQDEMQCTIEYDSEDTDTDEDASADDDDDGSVDDNEVNDESQANNNKDDDDSAYHESAC from the exons ATGGAAGTAATAGTACTGGCAACTAAGGAAGATGATCATCATGAGATTGCTTTCTGCCAGTTGAAATATTTGAAACTCGATTATCTGCCACGTCTCCAAGGACTTTCCTCAGCAAGTTGCAATCTCAAGTTCCCTTCGTTAGAAACTTTAACCATAAGCAAGCGCCTCAAATTGAAGCTTTTCTACCAAGATGAAATGCAGTGCACGATAGAGTACGACAGCGAAGACACCGACACTGATGAGGATGCTTCTGCTGATGACGACGACGATGGTAGTGTCGACGACAATGAGGTTAATGACGAGAGTCAAGCTAATAACAACAAGGATGACGACGATAGTGCTTATCATGAG AGCGCATGCTGA
- the LOC101294109 gene encoding uncharacterized protein LOC101294109 has translation MTEVRRETVPKFVFPKVTELTFSHLPNLKSIYSGKHVSQWPSLQELEVDECGEVEIVAGELSLCRENQESDSQSIQIKQPLILFEKQCFLTWKLWNWGP, from the exons ATG ACGGAAGTGAGGAGGGAAACAGTGCCAAAGTTTGTGTTCCCAAAAGTAACAGAGTTGACATTCTCACACCTGCCCAACTTGAAGAGCATCTATTCCGGGAAGCATGTTTCACAGTGGCCTTCACTCCAAGAGCTGGAAGTGGATGAATGTGGTGAAGTAGAGATTGTAGCTGGGGAGCTTTCACTTTGTCGAGAAAACCAAGAGTCTGACTCTCAGTCTATTCAGATTAAACAACCTCTCATTTTATTTGAAAAG CAGTGTTTCCTTACTTGGAAGCTTTGGAATTGGGGGCCATAG
- the LOC101297389 gene encoding disease resistance protein At4g27190-like, with protein sequence MEILSSVATKVVDYAVDPILRQGGYIIHCKSNLHTLHTRVEELVATRGRVHNEIVAAERRGETINPDVQFWLKNVDDTTGKAGELLKDEHQAKMKCLHGFCPNLLTRHQLSRKSTKLLVEVVELNGKGVFPSISYGGRAEEVFLTSTADYEAFDSRISTVTRIIDELQKLDTKDWIGVFGIGGVGKTTLAEEVVRQVMKDGLFEDVVMVRDVKENPDIGRLQKEIAEKLGMYSNALESHSKAERARQICGRINNKKTLVVLDDIWSFFDLKEVGLPDVATCKILMTSRSREVSKKMGVKKEFQLAVLGEKESWSLFESKAGDGVKDPDIQTVAAQVAKRCGGLPVLIVTVASSLRNTTLVEWKDALRRLQTFGKSGSTKEVFLTLEWSYDRLDDEELKSLFLLCGVVAWKNSIFLDDLFKFAMGLGLLKGVDTVDDARNSLLSLVQKLKGFSLLLDHDDEGFVRMHDLVHDVANDIASRNGQLISVACGAEFKNWPKNSKCSKISTKCSSLAEVSEVLGCKKLEMFYLRCEDGYYMPVQLPNSFFANMENLKVLGLRNVKINFTSLKFLKNLQALCLEHCEVEDIALVGELRKLEILSLVLSSIEQLPEEVGELSSLRMLDLTGCNSLKVIAPNVLSRLTRLEDLRMRNSSIGWEADDEGERRNSSLSELKHLSLLTALEIHIPDPDMLPKDLFSEKVERFQSFHIYIGAIYNYDVRSVNTLALEFTTGDELDEGLKTLVKRSDELSLRGGDNYVNEIAYQLSEGEAFRKVKHLYLIRLDSTCIIDWKINNLESGCLSWNNVLVIVFSGQKFRLKSQYSRDRILWKHGGDSIRSHAEFSSLEEVFNLGADNVVPCYLFDKKVTFPSLETLRLRKLPKLKAV encoded by the exons GCGAGTTGTTGAAAGATGAACACCAGGCAAAGATGAAGTGTCTCCATGGCTTTTGTCCTAATCTGTTGACCCGTCATCAGCTAAGCAGAAAATCAACAAAGTTGTTGGTGGAGGTTGTTGAATTGAATGGAAAAGGAGTTTTTCCAAGCATTTCATATGGTGGTCGTGCTGAAGAGGTATTTCTCACTTCTACCGCAGATTATGAGGCATTTGATTCAAGGATTTCAACTGTGACGAGAATCATAGATGAATTGCAAAAACTTGATACGAAGGATTGGATTGGGGTGTTTGGTATTGGAGGGGTTGGAAAGACCACACTGGCGGAAGAAGTTGTTAGACAAGTTATGAAAGATGGGTTATTTGAGGACGTGGTCATGGTTCGGGATGTGAAAGAGAATCCAGATATTGGTCGACTTCAAAAAGAAATTGCTGAAAAGCTAGGTATGTATTCCAATGCTCTAGAAAGTCACTCTAAAGCTGAAAGAGCACGTCAGATATGTGGAAGGATAAACAACAAGAAGACACTTGTTGTTTTAGATGATATTTGGAGTTTCTTTGATTTAAAAGAGGTGGGACTTCCAGATGTGGCAACTTGTAAAATATTGATGACATCAAGAAGTCGAGAAGTATCAAAAAAGATGGGTGTAAAGAAAGAATTTCAGCTTGCGGTGTTAGGGGAAAAAGAAAGTTGGAGTTTATTTGAAAGCAAGGCGGGTGATGGTGTTAAAGATCCCGATATACAAACTGTAGCAGCCCAAGTAGCCAAAAGATGTGGAGGTTTGCCAGTTTTAATTGTCACAGTTGCAAGCAGTTTACGAAATACTACTTTGGTAGAATGGAAAGATGCTCTGAGACGCCTGCAAACGTTTGGGAAAAGTGGATCGACCAAAGAAGTATTCCTTACTCTAGAGTGGAGTTATGATCGACTGGATGATGAGGAGCTCAAGTCGTTGTTCTTGCTATGTGGAGTTGTTGCATGGAAGAACTCTATCTTTCTCGATGACTTGTTCAAATTTGCTATGGGGTTGGGTTTGCTTAAAGGCGTTGATACTGTGGATGATGCACGAAATTCATTGCTTTCATTGGTTCAAAAGCTGAAAGGTTTTTCTCTATTGCTAGACCATGATGACGAAGGATTCGTCAGAATGCATGATCTTGTGCATGATGTTGCTAATGATATTGCATCTAGGAATGGACAACTCATATCAGTAGCATGCGGAGCTGAGTTCAAAAACTGGCCAAAAAACTCAAAATGCAGCAAGATCTCAACCAAATGCAGTAGTCTTGCTGAAGTTTCTGAAGTTTTGGGATGCAAAAAATTAGAAATGTTCTATTTGCGCTGTGAAGACGGGTACTACATGCCGGTCCAACTCCCAAACAGTTTTTTCGCAAACATGGAAAATCTCAAAGTGTTGGGTTTAAGAAATGTGAAGATTAATTTTACATCTCTCAAGTTTTTGAAGAATCTTCAGGCGTTGTGTTTAGAGCACTGCGAGGTAGAAGACATAGCTCTAGTTGGGGAGCTAAGGAAATTAGAAATTCTCAGCTTGGTACTCTCCAGTATTGAACAACTTCCCGAAGAAGTTGGAGAATTGAGTAGTCTGCGAATGTTGGATTTGACCGGTTGCAATTCCCTTAAAGTGATTGCACCTAATGTTTTATCAAGATTGACAAGACTAGAAGACTTGAGAATGAGAAATAGCAGTATCGGATGGGAGGCTGATGATGAAGGTGAGAGAAGAAATTCTAGTCTCTCGGAGCTCAAGCACTTATCTCTACTTACAGCATTAGAAATACATATTCCAGATCCTGATATGCTTCCAAAGGACTTGTTCTCCGAAAAAGTAGAAAGATTCCAATCATTCCATATATATATTGGCGCAATATATAATTATGATGTAAGGAGCGTGAACACCTTGGCACTCGAGTTCACTACCGGCGACGAATTGGACGAAGGTCTAAAGACGTTGGTGAAGAGATCTGATGAGTTGAGCTTGAGAGGGGGAGATAATTATGTTAATGAAATTGCCTATCAATTATCAGAAGGAGAAGCTTTTCGGAAAGTGAAGCATCTTTATCTAATCCGACTAGATTCTACATGCATCATTGATTGGAAG ATTAACAACCTTGAAAGTGGTTGCCTGTCATGGAATAACGTTCTTGTTATCGTCTTCAGTGGCCAGAAGTTTAGATTGAAGTCTCAGTACTCTCGAGATAGGATATTGTGGAAGCATGGAGGAGATAGTATCC GAAGTCATGCTGAATTTTCATCATTAGAGGAGGTATTCAACCTAGGTGCTGACAATGTTGTACCTTGCTATCTTTTCGACAAAAAG GTAACATTTCCTAGCTTGGAGACGTTAAGGCTCCGTAAGCTACCTAAGTTGAAGGCAGTATGA